The Desulfuromonas acetoxidans DSM 684 genome contains a region encoding:
- the rsmH gene encoding 16S rRNA (cytosine(1402)-N(4))-methyltransferase RsmH: MADNDFVHQSVLPTETLELLDLHAGDTVLDGTLGGAGHSRLILEATAPNGVLIGLDRDHDALANGAEVLAAYGDRVILRHANFADANQVVEELGLDGLNGMLLDLGVSSYQLDQAERGFSFRADAPLDMRMDQQGDETAADVVNTATVEELTLIFKKYGEERWAGRIARRIERIRQQTPITTTFQLAELVKETVPGGRVPARIHPATRVFQALRIRVNDELDSVAKGVEQGIGLLKPGGVLAVISFHSLEDRIVKNIFRHRASPCVCPPRLPMCACGKKADVEVLTRRGVRASETEIAENPRSRSAVLRAVRRLDVTG, translated from the coding sequence TCCATCAGTCGGTATTGCCGACGGAAACCTTGGAGTTGCTTGACCTGCATGCCGGTGACACGGTGCTTGATGGCACCTTGGGCGGGGCGGGTCATTCCCGCTTGATCCTCGAAGCCACAGCGCCCAACGGTGTGTTGATCGGTCTGGACCGGGACCATGATGCCCTGGCCAATGGAGCTGAAGTGCTGGCAGCGTATGGAGATCGGGTCATCCTACGCCATGCCAATTTCGCAGATGCGAATCAGGTGGTTGAAGAGCTGGGGCTCGATGGATTAAACGGCATGTTGCTCGATCTCGGTGTTTCCTCCTATCAGTTGGATCAGGCCGAGCGGGGGTTCTCGTTCCGGGCGGATGCACCGCTGGATATGCGCATGGACCAGCAGGGTGATGAAACTGCCGCCGACGTTGTCAATACAGCAACGGTGGAAGAGCTGACCCTGATCTTTAAAAAATACGGTGAGGAACGCTGGGCCGGAAGAATTGCCCGACGCATTGAGCGGATCCGCCAGCAGACACCGATCACCACAACGTTTCAATTGGCCGAATTGGTCAAGGAGACGGTTCCCGGTGGGCGGGTGCCGGCGCGAATCCACCCGGCGACCCGTGTATTTCAGGCGTTGCGGATTCGGGTGAACGATGAACTTGACAGTGTTGCCAAAGGTGTTGAACAGGGCATCGGTCTGCTGAAACCCGGCGGGGTTTTGGCGGTGATCAGCTTTCATTCGCTCGAAGACCGGATTGTTAAAAATATTTTCAGACATCGTGCTTCACCGTGTGTGTGCCCACCGCGGTTGCCGATGTGTGCATGTGGCAAGAAAGCTGACGTCGAAGTGTTGACGCGGCGAGGCGTTCGCGCCAGCGAGACGGAGATTGCGGAGAATCCCCGTTCACGCAGCGCAGTTTTAAGAGCGGTTCGCCGGCTGGATGTAACCGGATAG